The following are encoded in a window of Fretibacter rubidus genomic DNA:
- a CDS encoding fused MFS/spermidine synthase, translating into MVDLATSRAGNKRSSIALVSVFTLSIFLSATLLFSVQPLFAKLVLPLLGGSSSVWNTAMVFFQGTLLLGYIYAHLISKYLDLRLQIITHVGVLAVGLLFLPLAIASGWTPGEGGAHSLWLIGLFAVSVGLPFFAISANAPLLQRWFSRTDHKDADDPYFLYAASNAGSLLSLCLYPVVFEPMMRLRTQTDVWAQGYAILMAVIVMAGVFAVLNRKAEVAPVQTATKVAAQAISNKQRLFWIFLAFIPSSLMLGVTSHMANNIASAPFLWIIPLALFLLTFVIVFAKSPIVTPAKLSKLFPWVILVALIAGFVLKLFVLLSIALSLVCYFIIALYCHGRLAEARPEAARLTEFYIWMSVGGVLGGVFNALLAPVIFPNVYEYLLVLILAQFAVKSKNPQSSEVIKAKALTLAKFAVPAAIIFAVLNAFNVDMRLNAVLSGGLALFGLNRMRGQGKTFFIDFAILIALVAILPRFYHAPILTDRSFFGVMHVKEVPSEFGTVHSFVHGDTVHNYQFRDPELRKIPLAYYAPGNTFDMAVQAARVKTPDLTIAMVGLGAGAMACYEKPGDSWTYYEIDPAIVDMAKNPKYFSFMSDCSYENDVRIGDARMTLEALAPMSQDMIVIDAFSSDTIPTHLLTREAMDLYISRLKPDGVIFFHTSNRVMDVASVVVRLADDAGFESRYISRRNFDGKLYAEFQMPSTGVIMGPKDRIEAATAGISDWKAFQPSPSVKVWSDDYSSIIGALKSFAFDEYKISNP; encoded by the coding sequence ATGGTGGATTTAGCAACATCAAGGGCTGGCAATAAGCGCAGCTCAATAGCTTTGGTTAGCGTCTTCACGCTGTCAATTTTCCTAAGCGCGACGTTGTTATTTTCCGTCCAACCGTTATTTGCTAAACTTGTCTTGCCGCTGTTGGGCGGGTCTTCCAGTGTTTGGAATACGGCGATGGTGTTTTTCCAAGGCACGCTGCTATTGGGGTATATTTATGCTCATCTGATTTCTAAATATTTAGACCTGCGGTTACAAATTATCACGCATGTTGGCGTTTTGGCGGTGGGGTTGTTGTTCTTACCCCTCGCGATTGCCTCTGGCTGGACGCCGGGTGAGGGCGGCGCGCATAGCCTTTGGCTCATCGGATTATTCGCTGTTTCCGTTGGTTTGCCCTTCTTTGCAATCTCAGCCAATGCCCCGTTATTGCAGCGTTGGTTCAGCCGTACTGACCATAAAGATGCTGACGATCCTTATTTCTTATATGCCGCCAGTAATGCGGGCAGCTTGCTATCGCTATGTCTTTATCCCGTGGTATTTGAACCGATGATGCGCTTGCGCACGCAGACTGATGTTTGGGCGCAAGGCTACGCTATACTTATGGCGGTGATTGTTATGGCAGGTGTTTTTGCAGTGCTTAACCGTAAAGCAGAGGTTGCCCCGGTTCAAACAGCGACAAAAGTTGCGGCCCAAGCCATTAGCAATAAGCAACGCCTTTTCTGGATATTCCTTGCCTTTATTCCGTCTAGCCTGATGCTCGGCGTGACCTCGCATATGGCCAATAATATTGCCTCTGCGCCGTTCCTTTGGATTATACCGCTGGCGCTTTTCTTGCTGACGTTTGTAATTGTCTTTGCCAAGTCACCGATTGTCACGCCCGCTAAATTATCAAAGCTTTTCCCTTGGGTTATTCTTGTGGCGTTGATTGCCGGCTTTGTGTTGAAGCTCTTTGTACTGCTCTCTATTGCGCTTAGCCTGGTTTGTTATTTCATTATCGCGCTTTACTGTCATGGCCGTCTCGCCGAAGCCCGTCCAGAAGCCGCACGTTTGACAGAGTTCTACATTTGGATGTCCGTTGGCGGTGTCCTTGGCGGCGTATTTAATGCGTTATTGGCCCCTGTAATTTTCCCGAATGTTTATGAATATCTGCTGGTCTTAATCTTGGCTCAATTCGCTGTGAAATCCAAAAATCCGCAGTCTTCAGAGGTGATCAAAGCCAAAGCGCTGACACTTGCGAAGTTTGCTGTGCCAGCGGCTATCATATTTGCGGTTTTGAATGCTTTTAATGTGGATATGCGGCTTAATGCGGTTCTGTCGGGTGGGCTGGCGCTATTTGGGCTGAACCGTATGCGCGGGCAGGGCAAAACGTTCTTCATCGACTTTGCAATATTAATTGCGCTTGTCGCTATCTTGCCGCGCTTTTACCACGCGCCTATCCTCACGGATCGGTCGTTCTTTGGTGTCATGCATGTCAAAGAAGTACCCAGCGAATTTGGCACCGTTCATAGCTTCGTCCACGGCGACACGGTTCATAATTACCAGTTCAGAGACCCTGAATTGCGCAAAATTCCGCTCGCCTATTACGCGCCTGGCAATACCTTTGATATGGCGGTACAGGCGGCACGGGTCAAAACACCTGACTTGACGATTGCTATGGTCGGGCTCGGCGCGGGGGCTATGGCGTGTTACGAAAAACCTGGCGATAGCTGGACCTATTACGAGATTGATCCCGCCATTGTCGACATGGCCAAAAACCCGAAATATTTCAGCTTTATGTCTGATTGTTCTTATGAGAATGACGTGCGTATTGGCGACGCCCGCATGACACTAGAGGCGCTTGCGCCGATGTCCCAAGACATGATTGTCATTGATGCTTTCTCCTCTGATACCATCCCCACACACCTTCTAACGCGCGAGGCTATGGACCTTTATATCTCTCGGCTGAAACCCGATGGAGTTATCTTTTTCCATACCTCTAACCGCGTGATGGATGTGGCCTCTGTAGTTGTGCGTCTTGCCGACGATGCAGGGTTTGAGAGCCGCTATATCAGCCGTCGTAATTTTGACGGAAAGCTCTATGCAGAATTTCAAATGCCAAGCACGGGTGTCATCATGGGGCCAAAGGACCGTATTGAAGCGGCCACTGCGGGCATTAGCGATTGGAAAGCCTTCCAGCCTAGCCCAAGTGTTAAGGTCTGGTCGGATGATTATTCATCCATCATTGGCGCGCTTAAATCCTTCGCTTTTGATGAGTATAAAATCAGCAATCCATAA
- a CDS encoding acyl-CoA dehydrogenase family protein, with protein MDLGISDRVRPLRDAVRQMVREEIMPLDVEYHHEVGKHPDGRFAFTDRQNEIREGLKAKARERGLWNFWLTDSERGYGLSTVEYAYLAEEMGWCTLAAEVFNCSAPDTGNMEVLERYGAQEHKDEWLGDLLEGKIRSAFLMTEPDVASSDATNLEFSAVKDGDEWVFNGEKYWSSGAGDPRCAVYILMARTAPRDGDVPRHSQHSMFAIPANLPGVTVLRAMEVFGNDDAPHGHMHIRFENVRVPASALLLGEGRGFEVSQGRLGPGRIHHCMRSVGQAERALELMCKRSVSRTAFGRPLAKLGANYDIIAECRIKIEQSRLLCLKAAWMMDDCIAKGGDLRPAQPWISQIKVAAPNMALHVIDEAMQMHGGVGVSQDTPLAAMYAGMRTLRFADGPDAVHRMQVARKELRGYTNQSVK; from the coding sequence ATGGACTTAGGAATATCAGATCGCGTTCGCCCTTTGCGCGACGCTGTGCGTCAAATGGTGCGCGAAGAGATTATGCCGCTGGATGTGGAATATCACCACGAGGTCGGCAAACATCCCGACGGACGCTTTGCTTTTACAGATCGTCAAAATGAAATCCGTGAAGGGTTGAAAGCTAAAGCGCGCGAGCGTGGCCTATGGAACTTCTGGCTAACGGATAGTGAGCGTGGCTACGGTCTTTCGACCGTGGAATATGCTTATCTGGCCGAAGAAATGGGTTGGTGCACACTCGCTGCCGAGGTGTTTAATTGCTCCGCCCCCGATACAGGGAATATGGAAGTTCTAGAGCGTTACGGCGCGCAAGAACACAAAGACGAATGGCTTGGTGATTTACTTGAGGGTAAAATTCGCTCTGCCTTTTTGATGACAGAACCTGATGTGGCGTCATCTGATGCCACCAACCTTGAATTTAGCGCGGTCAAGGACGGCGACGAATGGGTCTTTAACGGCGAGAAATATTGGTCATCGGGTGCGGGCGATCCGCGCTGCGCCGTTTACATCCTAATGGCGCGTACAGCGCCGCGTGACGGTGACGTACCGCGCCATAGCCAACACTCTATGTTTGCTATTCCGGCGAACCTGCCTGGCGTGACAGTTCTGCGTGCTATGGAAGTGTTTGGCAATGACGACGCGCCACATGGTCATATGCATATCCGATTTGAAAACGTCCGCGTGCCTGCCAGCGCCTTGCTGCTGGGTGAAGGTCGTGGTTTTGAAGTGTCCCAAGGGCGTCTTGGGCCGGGCCGTATTCATCACTGTATGCGCAGCGTTGGCCAAGCCGAGCGCGCGCTGGAATTAATGTGTAAGCGGTCTGTCAGCCGTACAGCCTTTGGTCGTCCGCTGGCCAAGCTGGGTGCGAATTACGATATAATCGCCGAATGCCGCATTAAGATTGAGCAATCGCGTCTGTTGTGTCTGAAAGCGGCCTGGATGATGGATGACTGCATAGCCAAAGGCGGAGACCTTCGCCCAGCGCAGCCGTGGATTTCACAGATTAAAGTCGCTGCCCCCAATATGGCCCTGCACGTCATTGACGAAGCCATGCAAATGCACGGGGGTGTGGGTGTGTCCCAAGATACGCCTCTGGCCGCCATGTATGCGGGCATGCGTACGCTGCGTTTTGCGGACGGCCCCGATGCGGTTCACCGTATGCAAGTAGCGCGCAAGGAACTGCGCGGCTACACCAACCAATCGGTAAAATAG
- a CDS encoding acyl-CoA dehydrogenase family protein, producing MALVLNEDEQMLRDTAEGFMADKAPVKALRTLRDTKDTDGIDRALWAEMSEMGFAGVLIDEEHGGVAMGHMAAGLIAEQMGRNLTASPFLSTAVLAATALSKAGSAAQKSEWLPKIASGETLMTLAVDEGRKHNPKNIDMRAERSGNGFKLSGSKAMVVDGHIADHIIVAANTGEGVTLFLVDAKTKGLTTNRTDMIDSRNAARLEFDNVEVNSDAVIGEVDGGMDALNAALNAGRAIVGAELVGASHQAFHDTVGYIRERKQFGVEVGRFQALQHRASHLYSEIELARSAMLAALTALDGDAPDAAMAVAMAKAKIGSVAKLASQEGVQMHGGVGMTDEYDIGLYMKRIRVLQELFGDAAYHMEQIAQARGF from the coding sequence ATGGCATTGGTTTTAAATGAAGACGAGCAAATGCTCCGTGATACGGCCGAAGGCTTTATGGCCGACAAAGCGCCTGTTAAAGCGCTACGCACATTGCGTGACACGAAAGATACGGACGGTATAGACCGCGCGCTTTGGGCCGAGATGTCCGAGATGGGCTTTGCGGGTGTGTTGATTGACGAAGAGCACGGCGGCGTTGCTATGGGTCATATGGCGGCGGGTTTAATCGCGGAACAAATGGGCCGCAATTTGACGGCGTCACCGTTTCTATCAACAGCCGTTTTGGCCGCAACAGCCTTGTCCAAGGCGGGGTCTGCGGCACAGAAATCAGAGTGGCTGCCTAAAATTGCCTCAGGCGAAACCCTCATGACACTGGCTGTGGATGAAGGGCGTAAGCATAACCCCAAGAATATAGACATGCGCGCAGAACGCTCGGGCAACGGCTTTAAATTATCGGGGTCAAAAGCCATGGTCGTTGATGGTCATATCGCAGATCATATCATTGTTGCGGCCAATACGGGCGAGGGCGTGACGCTCTTTCTGGTGGACGCCAAAACAAAGGGCCTAACGACCAACCGTACGGATATGATTGACAGCCGTAACGCGGCCCGTCTTGAATTTGATAATGTCGAGGTCAATTCTGATGCCGTCATTGGAGAAGTTGACGGCGGCATGGACGCACTCAATGCGGCGCTGAACGCTGGCCGTGCCATTGTCGGCGCGGAGCTAGTCGGGGCAAGTCATCAAGCCTTTCACGATACTGTCGGCTATATCAGAGAGCGCAAACAATTTGGTGTTGAAGTTGGTCGTTTCCAAGCGCTGCAACATCGCGCGTCCCATCTTTACTCTGAAATAGAGCTCGCGCGCTCCGCTATGTTGGCAGCTTTAACAGCGCTTGACGGGGACGCCCCTGATGCGGCAATGGCGGTGGCTATGGCGAAAGCCAAAATCGGCTCTGTCGCAAAACTTGCGTCTCAAGAAGGCGTGCAAATGCACGGCGGTGTGGGCATGACTGATGAATATGACATTGGACTTTACATGAAACGTATTCGCGTCTTGCAAGAGCTATTTGGCGACGCGGCCTATCATATGGAACAAATAGCACAAGCCAGAGGATTTTAA
- a CDS encoding acyl-CoA dehydrogenase family protein, which produces MSDLETFKMDVRAWLEENCPAEMRTPIQSEADICWGGRNAEFSSPAQKLWMERMGAKGWTVPTWPKEYGGGGLSKAEAKVLAREMKRIDARSPLSSFGIWMLGPALLHFGSEEQKKEYLPPIARGEIRWCQGYSEPAAGSDLAALATKAEDKGDHFLVNGQKVWTSYADKADWIFCLVRTDFTAKKHEGISFVLFDMETPGVEARPIKLISGKSPFCETFFEDVKVPKENLVGELNKGWTIAKYLLTHEREMIGGQGQEVARPMHEVAAGMIGLDNGRLADPVLRGKIIEAEIDEWAFNQTLARKLGEAKAGASLGADSSMLKYYGTELNKRRYELMMDAAGHDGLEWDGESGLARSWLRTKGNSIEGGTSEVQLNIISKHILQLPGA; this is translated from the coding sequence ATGAGTGATCTTGAGACTTTTAAAATGGACGTCCGCGCGTGGCTGGAAGAAAACTGTCCCGCCGAGATGCGCACACCCATTCAAAGTGAAGCCGATATTTGCTGGGGTGGCCGTAACGCCGAATTTAGCAGCCCTGCGCAAAAGCTCTGGATGGAGCGTATGGGCGCAAAGGGCTGGACTGTCCCTACGTGGCCGAAAGAATACGGCGGGGGCGGCCTGTCTAAAGCGGAGGCCAAAGTTCTTGCGCGCGAGATGAAACGCATAGACGCGCGTAGCCCGCTATCGTCTTTTGGCATTTGGATGCTTGGGCCAGCGCTTTTGCATTTCGGATCCGAAGAACAGAAAAAAGAATATCTCCCGCCGATTGCGCGCGGTGAAATTCGGTGGTGTCAGGGTTATTCTGAGCCAGCGGCTGGGTCTGATCTGGCGGCATTGGCGACCAAAGCCGAAGACAAAGGCGATCACTTCCTCGTCAATGGTCAAAAGGTCTGGACGTCTTATGCCGACAAAGCCGATTGGATTTTCTGTCTGGTGCGCACAGACTTTACGGCCAAAAAACACGAAGGCATCAGCTTTGTTCTCTTTGACATGGAAACGCCGGGTGTTGAAGCGCGTCCGATTAAGCTAATTTCTGGCAAGTCACCGTTTTGCGAAACCTTCTTTGAAGACGTTAAAGTCCCCAAGGAAAACCTTGTTGGTGAGTTGAACAAAGGCTGGACGATTGCAAAATATCTACTGACGCATGAGCGTGAAATGATTGGCGGACAAGGCCAAGAGGTAGCACGTCCGATGCACGAGGTTGCAGCAGGCATGATTGGTCTTGATAATGGTCGTCTGGCGGACCCTGTGCTGCGCGGTAAAATTATCGAAGCGGAAATTGACGAATGGGCCTTTAATCAAACGCTTGCCCGCAAACTCGGCGAAGCCAAAGCGGGCGCGAGCCTTGGTGCTGATAGTTCTATGCTGAAATATTACGGCACAGAGCTGAACAAACGCCGTTATGAGCTTATGATGGACGCCGCCGGTCATGACGGTCTTGAATGGGACGGCGAGAGCGGCTTGGCGCGCAGTTGGTTGCGCACCAAAGGCAACTCGATTGAAGGCGGCACATCCGAAGTGCAGCTGAACATCATATCTAAGCACATCCTACAGCTTCCGGGGGCCTAG
- a CDS encoding phosphotransferase family protein, which translates to MASENKTVEVRKGEELDLAAIDAVLKDAIPGLSGTARVTQYPSGASNLTYAVDYPERRLVLRRPPFGTRPKSGHDMHREYRIMNALKGSFPVPNTLYYTDDESIIGAEFYVMDRTEGHLIHNDIPADWGWGEAETRQLCETFFGDLVKLHQIDYAALGLSDFGRPEGYVARQIGGWNKRFEKAWTDDVDKFEDVRDWLDANQPSVENGAAILHGDYRIDNCILNLDDPRKIDAVLDWEISALGDPLMDLGNTLAYWIEEDDPQFMHMMVRQPSKAKGMMTRQEILDFYAVRTGQDVSNFQFYYVYGIWRLAVIIQQIYYRYYHGQTDNPRFKPYGQMTTALGQLARMKINTGQL; encoded by the coding sequence ATGGCGTCTGAGAATAAAACGGTTGAGGTGCGCAAGGGTGAGGAGTTAGACCTCGCCGCCATTGATGCTGTCTTGAAAGATGCAATTCCAGGGCTGTCAGGCACGGCGCGTGTGACCCAATACCCAAGCGGCGCGTCGAACTTGACTTATGCTGTGGATTATCCAGAGAGGCGACTAGTACTGCGGCGTCCACCTTTTGGCACACGGCCAAAATCAGGTCATGACATGCACCGTGAATACCGCATCATGAACGCGCTAAAAGGGTCGTTTCCCGTTCCTAATACGCTTTACTATACAGATGATGAAAGCATCATTGGTGCAGAATTTTACGTTATGGACCGTACAGAGGGCCATTTAATCCACAATGATATTCCCGCTGATTGGGGGTGGGGCGAGGCAGAGACACGGCAGCTTTGCGAGACGTTCTTTGGCGACCTCGTCAAGCTTCACCAGATTGACTATGCCGCACTTGGGCTGTCTGATTTTGGCCGTCCCGAAGGCTATGTTGCCCGGCAAATCGGCGGATGGAATAAGCGCTTTGAAAAAGCCTGGACCGATGATGTTGATAAATTTGAAGACGTGCGCGATTGGCTCGATGCCAACCAACCAAGCGTGGAAAACGGTGCTGCTATTTTGCACGGTGATTACCGCATCGATAATTGCATTTTAAACCTTGATGATCCGCGCAAAATTGACGCCGTTCTGGATTGGGAAATTTCCGCGTTGGGTGACCCCTTGATGGATTTGGGCAACACGCTTGCCTATTGGATAGAGGAAGATGACCCGCAGTTTATGCATATGATGGTGCGCCAACCGTCCAAAGCCAAAGGCATGATGACGCGCCAAGAAATCCTTGATTTTTATGCCGTCCGTACAGGCCAAGACGTCTCCAACTTCCAATTTTACTATGTCTACGGCATTTGGCGCTTAGCCGTGATTATCCAGCAGATTTACTACCGTTATTACCATGGTCAAACTGACAATCCGCGCTTTAAACCCTACGGTCAAATGACGACCGCACTGGGTCAATTGGCGCGTATGAAAATCAATACCGGACAATTATAG
- a CDS encoding glucose 1-dehydrogenase, with translation MARFDLTGKVALVAGASRGIGEAIAHGLAQHGATVICTSRKVADCGKVADAIVAAGGKAEAMTLHLGELEHHDEVLDAIMKKHGRLDILINNGATNPYFGPAHETPESAYDKTMDVNLKGPFYLTAKSVPHMLRNGGGSVVNVASIDGIQPGQMRVVYGMTKAALINMTKGFAKEYGNKGIRVNALLPGFTDTKLAAGLKDMPGMDKYMQSNLAISRMAQPEEMVGAVLYMVSDEASYFTGQGMVVDGGAVI, from the coding sequence ATGGCACGATTTGATTTAACAGGAAAAGTGGCCCTTGTGGCTGGGGCCAGCCGCGGTATTGGCGAAGCGATTGCGCACGGCCTTGCGCAGCACGGCGCGACCGTTATCTGCACAAGCCGCAAGGTCGCGGATTGCGGCAAAGTTGCTGACGCGATTGTAGCGGCAGGCGGCAAAGCCGAAGCCATGACGCTGCATTTGGGCGAGCTTGAACATCACGACGAAGTGCTGGACGCGATTATGAAAAAACACGGTCGCTTGGACATTCTGATTAATAACGGCGCGACCAATCCGTATTTCGGACCAGCCCATGAAACACCAGAATCTGCCTATGACAAGACGATGGATGTAAACCTAAAGGGGCCGTTCTATCTGACCGCGAAATCTGTGCCGCATATGCTAAGAAACGGCGGCGGCTCTGTGGTCAATGTGGCCTCAATTGATGGTATTCAGCCGGGTCAAATGCGCGTCGTTTACGGTATGACCAAAGCGGCGTTGATTAATATGACCAAAGGGTTTGCCAAAGAATATGGCAACAAAGGCATTCGCGTGAACGCGTTGCTGCCTGGCTTTACGGATACAAAACTCGCGGCTGGCCTAAAGGATATGCCAGGTATGGATAAGTATATGCAATCGAACCTCGCGATTTCGCGCATGGCCCAACCCGAAGAAATGGTCGGCGCTGTATTGTATATGGTCAGTGACGAAGCCAGCTACTTTACTGGCCAAGGCATGGTCGTCGACGGCGGTGCAGTCATTTAA
- a CDS encoding SDR family oxidoreductase: MFNNQSVAITGASGGIGRAIAEMFIAQGAKVAICDLKAPDATAAEIGALSVACDVTDEGQVQNFIDMAEAANGPIDVFVSNAGVGFGDGEHAGGASNEAWELSWQVNVMASVYASRALLPKWVERGSGRFVITASAAGLLNQIGSASYSATKHAAVGLAETMAITHKEHGISVHCICPQYVKTDMTKGFAMAENSKDGLLEPSDVADALLAAAQNDEFLVLSHPVVGEYFKHKGMDYQRYINGMAKLKSKMGNDTLPQKET; the protein is encoded by the coding sequence ATGTTCAACAATCAAAGCGTAGCAATCACTGGGGCGAGCGGCGGCATTGGCCGCGCAATCGCTGAAATGTTTATCGCGCAGGGTGCGAAGGTCGCAATTTGTGATTTGAAAGCGCCCGATGCGACCGCAGCCGAGATTGGCGCGCTGAGTGTGGCATGCGACGTGACGGATGAGGGCCAAGTTCAAAACTTTATTGACATGGCAGAGGCGGCCAATGGCCCCATTGATGTCTTTGTATCAAATGCGGGTGTTGGTTTTGGTGACGGCGAACATGCAGGCGGGGCCAGCAATGAGGCTTGGGAGCTAAGTTGGCAGGTCAATGTCATGGCGTCTGTCTATGCGTCTCGCGCGCTTTTGCCGAAATGGGTCGAGCGCGGCTCTGGACGCTTCGTGATTACAGCATCAGCAGCAGGGCTTCTCAACCAAATCGGTAGTGCGTCCTATAGCGCAACGAAACATGCCGCCGTTGGCTTGGCCGAAACTATGGCTATTACTCATAAGGAACACGGCATTTCGGTGCATTGCATCTGCCCGCAATATGTCAAAACCGATATGACCAAAGGTTTTGCCATGGCCGAGAACAGCAAAGACGGATTGCTGGAACCGTCAGATGTCGCGGACGCTTTGCTAGCGGCGGCGCAGAATGATGAGTTTCTTGTGTTGTCTCATCCCGTTGTGGGTGAGTATTTCAAGCACAAAGGCATGGATTATCAGCGCTATATCAACGGTATGGCAAAGCTAAAATCAAAAATGGGCAATGATACATTGCCGCAAAAGGAGACATAG
- a CDS encoding DUF3667 domain-containing protein, with amino-acid sequence MTDEEILGSHEAPLDADNVPDANQSHYCYSCAEPMNGLYCMACGQKNDNYRRSIFALIWETIASVTALEGRMWRTGAALIAKPGKVAREFADGARTKWSSPVRAYLAMSLLLFGYLSIFNVNIVSLDIDLKPTSCAVGTIADLPADQLRLHVRPKFFEPSSVYNARLANRDTATIERRIITEGLNFKFDIGEPDTDCEDMSEATDNPATPNTTKTLAQQIKDTVDESLASDEVQDALKEADALRKAQETAEGPDDTSIVMNGETVEPETFAQMGLLFMRDPARLNRSFASYIPRLMFFMMPLTMLLGWVFIRGRGNALLYDHLVHASYVHAVTYFLIFLALIASRIIPGGMMAKGLGLALLIYLPISAKRMFNRGWFKTVWTAYGVGFIYLLILVTGLVMLMGLQLQNTMSEIQSLSTALPNEGS; translated from the coding sequence ATGACGGATGAAGAGATTTTAGGGTCGCATGAGGCGCCATTAGACGCCGATAATGTGCCTGATGCCAATCAATCCCATTATTGTTATAGCTGCGCCGAGCCTATGAATGGGCTTTATTGCATGGCGTGTGGGCAGAAGAACGACAATTACCGCCGTTCTATATTCGCGCTCATATGGGAAACTATAGCGTCAGTAACCGCCTTAGAAGGCCGCATGTGGCGCACAGGTGCCGCACTAATTGCCAAGCCTGGCAAAGTCGCCCGTGAATTTGCTGACGGAGCGCGGACAAAATGGTCATCGCCCGTTCGGGCCTATCTGGCCATGAGCTTGCTTTTGTTTGGCTATCTGTCGATTTTCAACGTCAATATCGTGTCCCTTGATATTGACTTAAAACCAACGTCCTGCGCCGTGGGCACAATTGCTGATTTACCAGCCGATCAATTACGCCTTCATGTGCGGCCCAAGTTTTTTGAACCGAGTAGCGTTTATAATGCGCGATTAGCCAATCGTGACACGGCCACAATTGAGAGACGCATTATAACCGAAGGCCTGAATTTCAAGTTTGATATTGGCGAACCCGACACTGACTGTGAAGACATGAGCGAAGCCACAGACAATCCAGCCACACCAAACACCACAAAAACTTTAGCACAGCAGATCAAAGACACAGTTGATGAAAGTCTCGCAAGTGATGAAGTTCAGGACGCTTTGAAAGAAGCAGACGCATTACGCAAAGCACAAGAAACTGCTGAGGGCCCTGATGACACATCAATCGTTATGAACGGCGAAACAGTAGAGCCGGAAACATTTGCCCAAATGGGACTATTGTTCATGCGTGATCCCGCGCGGTTAAACCGAAGTTTCGCGAGCTATATTCCGCGTTTGATGTTCTTTATGATGCCGCTGACTATGCTGCTCGGTTGGGTGTTTATTCGCGGGCGGGGAAATGCGCTGCTCTATGATCACCTTGTCCATGCTAGCTATGTTCATGCAGTGACCTATTTTCTGATCTTTCTGGCTCTCATTGCCTCACGCATCATACCAGGCGGTATGATGGCAAAGGGTCTCGGACTGGCGCTGCTTATTTATCTACCCATTAGCGCCAAGCGTATGTTTAATCGGGGTTGGTTTAAGACGGTTTGGACGGCTTATGGCGTTGGCTTTATTTACCTCTTAATACTCGTGACGGGTCTGGTAATGCTAATGGGATTACAGCTTCAAAACACCATGTCGGAAATACAAAGCCTATCCACAGCGCTGCCCAACGAAGGGTCATAG